From the genome of Papaver somniferum cultivar HN1 chromosome 2, ASM357369v1, whole genome shotgun sequence, one region includes:
- the LOC113347425 gene encoding glucan endo-1,3-beta-glucosidase 8-like — MGQAETLMWGFLSCICVLWVSAATSNAAETISLGVNWGGMSSHHMLPSTVVEMIKANGIKKVKLFESDNWTVKAFAGTDIEVMVAIPNDKLAHFGKYDHAKDWVQQNISQHIKDGGVNIKYVAVGNEPFLSAYNGSNLKTTFPALQNIQRALNEHGYGDKIKASIPQNADVYESANDTPSEGQFRSDIKDLMHQIVKFLHDNNAPFIVNIYPFLSLYQNPNFPFELAFFDGGGKSINDKGVQYTNVFDANYDTLVWALTKAGVPNLKIVVGEIGWPTDGNKFATVGLAKKFYSGLLKKMASSKKGTPLRPGHLDVYLFSLFDEDQKSIAPGPFERHWGIFRYDGKPKFAMDLTGQGQEKYLIAAQGVQYLTKQWCVFNKEQNKTDTVPDDLSYACSLGDCTALGYGSSCNHLDYYGNISYAYNMYFQIQDQDVQACDFHGTGMLTTVNASTGSCLFPVQIENAGKRVQLMSLTSMVLLSFFVGLALY, encoded by the exons ATGGGTCAGGCCGAGACCCTAATGTGGGGGTTCTTATCCTGCATTTGCGTGTTATGGGTCTCGGCAGCCACATCCAATGCAGCAGAGACAATAAGTTTGGGTGTGAATTGGGGAGGAATGTCATCGCATCATATGTTGCCATCAACGGTTGTTGAAATGATAAAAGCTAATGGAATTAAGAAAGTCAAATTGTTTGAATCAGATAACTGGACTGTCAAGGCATTTGCTGGGACTGATATTGAAGTTATGGTTGCAATTCCTAATGACAAGTTAGCACATTTTGGCAAATATGATCATGCTAAAGATTGGGTCCAACAAAACATTTCTCAACATATCAAGGATGGCGGTGTCAACATCAA GTATGTTGCTGTTGGAAATGAACCATTCCTATCGGCGTATAACGGTTCTAACTTGAAAACAACATTCCCAGCATTACAGAACATCCAGAGAGCTCTTAACGAGCACGGTTATGGTGACAAGATCAAAGCTAGTATCCCTCAGAATGCAGATGTCTACGAATCTGCAAACGATACACCCTCGGAAGGTCAGTTCCGGAGTGACATTAAGGATCTTATGCACCAAATCGTTAAATTCCTCCACGACAATAACGCACCGTTCATCGTTAACATCTACCCATTTCTTAGTCTCTACCAAAACCCAAACTTCCCTTTTGAATTAGCATTTTTTGATGGCGGAGGGAAATCAATCAACGATAAAGGCGTGCAGTACACTAACGTTTTCGATGCCAATTATGACACTCTAGTTTGGGCATTAACCAAAGCTGGTGTTCCCAATTTGAAGATAGTTGTAGGTGAAATTGGTTGGCCAACGGATGGAAATAAATTTGCAACTGTCGGCCTTGCTAAGAAGTTCTATAGTGGATTACTAAAAAAGATGGCAAGCAGTAAAAAAGGAACTCCGTTAAGGCCAGGTCATTTGGATGTTTATCTCTTCAGTTTATTCGATGAAGATCAAAAAAGTATTGCGCCTGGACCCTTCGAACGACACTGGGGGATTTTTAGATACGATGGAAAACCAAAGTTTGCAATGGATCTCACAGGGCAAGGACAAGAAAAGTACTTGATAGCAGCTCAAGGAGTTCAGTATTTGACTAAACAATGGTGTGTTTTtaacaaagaacaaaacaagacagATACTGTGCCGGACGACTTGAGTTATGCATGCTCATTAGGAGATTGCACGGCATTAGGCTACGGATCATCTTGCAACCACTTGGATTATTACGGGAATATATCTTACGCCTATAATATGTATTTCCAAATACAAGATCAGGATGTTCAAGCATGTGATTTCCATGGGACAGGGATGCTTACAACCGTAAATGCTTCTACAGGAAGCTGTCTATTCCCAGTGCAGATAGAGAACGCCGGAAAACGGGTTCAGTTGATGAGTTTAACGAGTATGGTGTTGTTATCATTCTTCGTCGGTTTGGCGCTGTATTAG